GTTGTTGGCTGCGACAAAGCTATCACAGTCAGATTGGTACCGGTAACCGCCTGCGCGCGGCGCCACGGTACCGGTGGCGCAGATGGCATCTGTGCTGTCAATTTTTAGCACTCTGTCCCATTAACGCGCGACGAAACCGCATAAAATCAGTTTTTATCTGGTGCAATTGTGTCCACGCTTGTGTCCACATAGTAGCGGCGGTTAGAGTGGGGCCCAACTCAAATGAGTCCATAATAATCAGTATTATTTTGAGGAACTCCCCCATGACCGAACTTGCCCAACAGAACTGTGAGGCCTGCCGCGCCGATGCACCGCTGGTCAGCGATGAAGAGCTGGCCGAACTGCTGCGCGAGATTCCAGACTGGACCCCGGTGGCCCGGGACGGAATCATGCAGCTTGAGCGCGTATTCAAGTTCCGCAATTTCAAGCAGGCGCTGGCATTTACCAATCGCGTCGGCGCCATTGCGGAAGAAGTCGGCCACCACCCGGCACTGCTGACCGAGTGGGGCAAGGTGACAGTGACCTGGTGGAGCCACGAGGCCAAGGGCCTGCACAAGAACGACTTCATTATGGCTGCGCGCACCGACCAGCAATTAGACGCGGAGTAACCGGCGCAGCCGGAGCCCCGTCCCGGCCACCCCGCATTGCATCGCGGGGTGCGCCTGAGTTATTGCCACGATACGGGGCTGCTATGTTGAGAATGAAATCGACCTGCGAGCGCTGCAGCGCGCCGCTGGGACTGGCCGACGAGGCCTTTATCTGTTCTTTCGAGTGTACCTACTGCCCGAGCTGTGCCGAGCAGTTGACGCACAACTGTCCCAATTGCCAGGGGCAACTATTGCTGCGCCCCAAGCGCACCAGCTCTCCCACCGAGGT
This region of Microbulbifer sp. SAOS-129_SWC genomic DNA includes:
- a CDS encoding DUF1272 domain-containing protein; this translates as MLRMKSTCERCSAPLGLADEAFICSFECTYCPSCAEQLTHNCPNCQGQLLLRPKRTSSPTEVPDRRFKAKLEKLLT
- a CDS encoding 4a-hydroxytetrahydrobiopterin dehydratase, whose amino-acid sequence is MTELAQQNCEACRADAPLVSDEELAELLREIPDWTPVARDGIMQLERVFKFRNFKQALAFTNRVGAIAEEVGHHPALLTEWGKVTVTWWSHEAKGLHKNDFIMAARTDQQLDAE